The Corynebacterium mycetoides genome includes the window GCCGGGCCCGCGGTGCCCACCACCGCCTTCCCGCTGGGCGACAAGATCGACGACCCGCTGGCGATGTACAACTTCGACCTGTTCACCCTGCCGCTGAACCTCGCCGGCCTGCCAGGCATGTCCGTGCCGGCCGGCACCGCCTCAGACACCAACCTGCCCGTGGGCCTGCAGCTCATCGCCCCGGCGTTCGAGGACGACCGCATGTACCGCGTGGGTGCCGCATTTGAAGCAGGCCGCCGCTAACCGCCCCGGCCACGCGCGGGCGCTGGCGGCGCTTGCCGCCGGATACTTCCTGGTCATGGTGGACCAGGGGGTCACGCCCGTGATCACCCCGCACCTGCCGTTGGGCGTGGGTGAGGCGGTGTGGCTGACCAGCGTCTACCTGATCTGCACGGTCGTGCCGATGCCGGTCGCCGGCCGGCTCGGGGACCGCTACGGCCAGCGCCTCGTCTTCCTGTGCGGGCTCGCCGCGTACACGGCGGCGCTGGGACTGGCGGCGGTGTCGTGGTCGCTGCCGAGCCTCGTGGCGGCCCGCGCCCTCCAGGGCTTGGGCTCCGCGGCGTTCCTGCCCCAGGCCTTCGGCATGATCAACCGCATCATCCCGAACGACCGCCGCGGCCGCGCCTTCGCGGCGTGGGGGGTCGTAGGCTCCGTCGGCTCGCTGCTCGGCCCCATCCTCGGCGGCGTGCTTGTCGGCGGCGGCTGGCGCGCGGCCTTCGCTGCCCAGGCGCTCGCCGGGCTTCTCGCCGTTGTCGCCGCGAGCCGCTGGCTGCCGGCTCTTCCCACCGCCCCCGCGCGTATCGACGCCTTATCCACCGCGCTCTCCCTGGCCGGGCTGGGTGCGGTGGTCTACGGTGTGCAGTTCCTCAACCTGCCCGCCGTCATCGTGGGCGTGGCCCTGCTGGCGGTGTTCCTGGTCATGCAGGCGCGCGGGGGTAAGGACGCTCTCGTTCCCGTGCGCCTGTTTTCGGACGGCAACTTCTCCGCGGGCACCCTCGGCATCGCCGCCATGGGGTTTACGGCCGCGGCCCTCTTCATCCCGGTGATGTACTGGCTGCAGGGTGACGCCGGGGTGGCGTCGTCACGCGCGGGGCTCATCGTGGCCCCGATGTCGCTGGTGGCTCTGGTGCTTACGCCGTGGGCGGGGGAACTCGCCGACCGCGTCAGCCCGCGGGCGCTCTCGGCGGCGGGCTTCGGTGTCATGGCCGCGGGCCTGCTGCTCGGGTGGTGGGTCATCGAATTCGATCGGCCGGCGCTGTGGTTCGCGCTGGTCACTGCGGTTCTGGGGGCGGGCAGCGCGTTCGTGTGGGCGCCGAACGCGACGACGACGATGCGGTTCGTGCCCGAGGACGCCGCGGGCGCGGCCTCCGGGCTCTACAACACGGTGCGGCAGGTCGGCTCCGTCGTGGGCGTGGCGCTCGTCGGGGCCGTGCTCGCCGGCGGGCCGGTGTCGGAGACTGCGGCGCCCGCGCTGCTGGCCGTTCTCGCCGCCACCCTGCTCGGCCTCGCCAGCACCGCTTTCCTGCGCAGGGACGTGGCAGAAGAAAAACGCTAGGGTTGAGGCCATGCGACTAGCCACACTCACATGCGGTGGAGACTGCCCGGGGCTTAATGCTGTCATCCGGGGGATCGTGCGCACCGCGAGCTCCGAGTACGGCTCCACCGTCGTCGGGTACCTGGACGGGTGGAGCGGCCTGCTGAAGGACAGGCGCATCGACCTCTACGACGATGCGTTCATTGATTCCATCCTCCTGCGCGGCGGGACCATCCTGGGCACCGGGCGGCTTCACCCGGACAAGTTCAAGGCCGGGCTGGACACCATCAAGCGCAATCTTGATGACGCCGGCATTGACGCGCTGATCGCCATCGGCGGCGAAGGCACCCTCAAGGGGGCGAAGTGGCTCTCCGACAACGGCGTGCACGTGGTGGGCGTGCCCAAGACCATTGACAATGACGTCGCCGCCACTGACTACACCTTCGGGTTCGACACCGCGGTGTCCGTGGCCACCGACGCCATCGACCGCCTGCACACCACCGCGGAATCCCACAACCGCATCCTCATCGTGGAGGTCATGGGGCGCCACGTCGGCTGGATCGCCCTGCACGCGGGAATGGCCGGAGGCGCGCACTACACCGTGATCCCCGAGGAGCCCTTCGACATCGCGGAAATCTGCAAGGCCATGGAGCGGCGCTTCCAGATGGGGGAGAAGTACGGAATCATCGTCGTGGCCGAGGGCGCGGTGCCCAAGGAAGGCACCATGGACGCGGGCTTGGGCGAGGAGGACGAGTTCGGCCACGTCACCTTCAACGGCATGGGCCAGATCATCGCCGACGAAATCAAGAACCGCCTGGGCTACGACGTGCGCACCACCGTGCTGGGCCACATCCAGCGCGGCGGAACGCCGACCGCCTACGACCGTGTCCTGGCGACGCGTTACGGCATCAACGCGGCTCGGGCCGCGCACGAGGGCAAATTCGACACCTGTGTCGCCCTGCACGGCGAGGATATCGAGCTCGTGTCCTTAGAAAGCGCGGTCGCGCACCTGAAGCAGGTCCCGGAGAGCCGCTACCGCAGCGCGCGCACCATGTTCGGTTAGGGGGCCTCTCTACGCACGTGTCATGTGGTGGAATTAGAATCCCAACGCATGGAACAGAATACGTCTTCACTGCAGCAGCAGCCACCCGAGCGTGATGAGGATCGCTCAGCCTATTTAGCCACCCTCGGATTCCCCCTCCTCGTGCTCGCGGGCGGGGCCGTCGGATACTTCGCCCCGGGCGTCGTGGAGCCCATCTCGGGATGGACCACGTGGCTGCTCGGGGTGGTCATGTTCGGCATGGGCCTGACCCTGCGCCCGGTCGACTTCGCGCTCGTGGCCAAACGCCCGTTGCCGGTTCTCATCGGCGTGGTCGCGCAGTTCGTCATCATGCCCGCCACCGCCGTTCTCGTGACCTATCTGCTCAACCTGCCCCCAGAGCTCGCCGCCGGCGTGATCCTGGTCGGCTGCGCGCCCGGCGGCACGTCCTCGAACGTGGTCACCTACCTGGCCCGCGGCGACGTCGCGCTGTCGGTGACCATGACCTCGGTCTCCACTCTCCTCGCACCCATCATGACGCCGCTTCTCACCCTGTGGCTCGCCGGCCAGCACATGCCGGTCAGCGCCGCGGCCATGGCGGGGTCGATCATGAAAATGGTGCTCATCCCGGTTGCCGCCGGTCTAATCGTGCGGCTCCTGCTCCCCAAGGTCGTCGCACGCATCCTTCCCGCCCTGCCCTGGATCTCGGTTATCGCCATCTCCATGATTGTGGCGATCGTGGTCTTCGGGTCGCGGGAAAAGATCGTCCAGGCGGGCCTCATCGTGCTCGCCGCTGTGGCCATCCACAACATCCTGGGGTACCTGCTGGGGTACCTGACCGGCAAGCTCACCGGCCAGCCGGAATCCGCTTCGCGCACGATGTCGATCGAGGTGGGGATGCAGAACTCGGGCCTGGCGGCGACTCTCGCCTCGACCTATCTCAGCCCGCTGGCGGCCCTGCCGGGCGCGGTGTTCTCCGTCTGGCACAACCTGTCCGGCGCGGTCGTCGCGCTGTTGGCCCGCAGCGCCGACGAACGCGCCGCCCGCCGCGCTAGCATGTCCGCATGACCCACGCCGCATCACGCTCGTCACAACCGCGAGAGGCCGTCGCGATGTCCGGCCCCGTCGTGCGCTTGGAAGCCCTCGGCCCGGCCCACGCCGACGACCTGCGCGCGGCGGTGGGCGACCTCGGGGCGACGTGGTACGTCGACCACGTCCCCGCGCCGGAGGAGGTGGACGCCCAGATCGCGTTTCTCGCGGCCAGCGACAACTACGTCCCGTGGGCCGTCATCGATGCGGAAACGGGCCGCGCGGTGGGCGTGACCTGCATCTACAACATCGACGAGCGCAACAAGCACTGCGAGCTGGGGTACACCTGGCTCTCCAGGGAGTCCCAGGGCACGCTGACCAATCCCGCCCTGAAGCTCCTCGTGCTCACCCGGGTCTTCGATGACCTCGGCTTCATGCGCGCGGAGTTCCGCTGCCATTCCATGAACTGGCAATCCCGGAGGTCCTTAGAAAAGCTCGGCGCCACGCTCGAGGGAACGCTTCGCCGCCACCGGATCATGAACAACGGCACGGTGCGCGATTCCTGCATCTACTCCATCCTGGACTACGAGTGGCCGACCGTGAAGTGCGGGCTCCAGGCACGCCTCGACTCGGCGCGGCACTAGCGGCGATAGACTGTCACCCATGACTGCCTACGATCTGATGGATTTTGATGACGTCCTGGACAAGTACGACCCCGTGATGGGGCTTGAGGTCCACGTCGAGCTGGGGACGGAAACCAAAATGTTCTCCACGTCCTCGGCGCACTTCGGGGCAGCCCCGAACACAAACGTCGACCCGGTCTCGCTGGGCCTGCCGGGCGCGCTCCCCGTGGTCAACGCCAAGGGCGTGGAGTGGGCCATCAAGATCGGCCTCGCGCTGAACTGCACCATCGCGGAAAGCTCACGGTTCGCGCGCAAGAATTACTTCTACCCGGACCAGCCGAAGAACTACCAGATCTCGCAGTACGACGAGCCCATCGCCTACGACGGCTACCTGGATGTGGTGCTGGAGGACGGCACTGAGTGGCGCGTCGAAATCGAGCGCGCCCACATGGAGGAGGACACCGGCAAGCTCACGCACCTAGGCTCGGCCTCCGGCCGCATCACTGGGGCAACTGCCTCGCTCGTGGACTGCAACCGCGCCGGCATCCCGCTCATCGAGATCGTGACCAAGCCGATCATCGGCGCCGGGTCGCGCGCGCCCGAGGTGGCCAAGGCCTACGTGGGCGCGCTGCGCGAGCTGGTCAAGGCCCTCGGGGTCTCCGACGCCCGCATGGACCAGGGCTCGATGCGTTGCGACGCCAACGTGTCCCTGCGCCCGATCGGCCAGGAGAAGTTCGGCACCCGCACCGAAACGAAGAATATCAATTCGCTCAAGTCCGTCGAGCAGGCGGTGCGCTTCGAGATGCAGCGCCAGGCCCAGGTGTTGGATAACGGCGGGGAGATCATCCAGGAGACCCGCCACTACCAGGAAAAGGACGGATCCACGTCGAAGGGCCGCCCGAAGGAGGAGGCCTCCGACTACCGCTACTTCAACGACCCCGACCTGCCGCCGGTGATCGCCAAGAAGGAGTGGGTCGATGAGATCCGCGCCACGCTTCCGGAGCTGCCGTGGGTGCGCCGCGCCCGCATCCAGGAGGAGTGGCAGCTGCCGGAGAAGGAGTTCCGCGATCTGGTCAACGCCGGGGCCCTCGACCTGGTCATCAGCACGGTCGAGGCGGGCACCACGCCGGACGAGGCTCGCGCGTGGTGGGTGTCCTACATCACGGCCAAGGCCAACGAGCAGGGCAAGGACCTGGATGCGATCGGTGTCAGCCCCGCTGACGTCGCCCGGGTTGTCGCCCTGGTTAAGGAGGGCAAGCTGACAACGAAGCTGGGGCGCCAGGCTATCGACGGCGTGATTGCGGGCGAGGGCAGCGTTGACGAGGTCGTCGATAAGCGGGGGCTCGAGGTCGTGCGGGATGACTCCGCGATCGAGAAAGCGGTCGACGATGCGCTGGCCGCGAACCCGGACATCGTGGAGAAGTACCGCGCCGGCAACAAGAAAGTCACCGGTGCGATCGTCGGCGCGGTGATGAAGGCGACGCAGGGAAAGGCGGACCCGGGCCAGGTCAACCAGCTCATCGCGAAGAAGCTGAGCTAGCGCACCGCCGTGGAGCCGCCGGTGTCCTCCGGCGTGACGGCCGGGAAGCTGACGGTCTCGTACATTTCGTCGTAGGCCTCCCAGTCGATGGGGGCGTGCTTCGGCGGTTCGGGCGCGCCCTCGTAGTCGGGGGACTCGGGATCCAGCGCCGGAGTCTCCTCGAGAGAGAACTCGTTTTCCGGGTCGGCGTCCAGGTCGGCGGCGACCTCCTCTTGGACGGACTGCCACAGCTGGGTGTCCTCCACGTGCGACTCGGTGACCAGCTCCTCAACCTCCGCGCGCTGGCGGTCGGTCAGCTCGGTCTCAGCGGGATCGAGGGCCTTTTCCGCGAGCTCGGCGAGGCGCTCGCGGCGCTGTGTCTCCTCGCGGATGAGCGCGCGGTCCTTGATCCACGCGTAGACCATCACCGCGATGAGCACCATGCCCAGGTAGCCGATGATGGGGTACACCCAGCCGAGGAGGTCGGCGAAGCCGATGAAGGACAGGGCGAAGCCGATTAGGACCACGGTGAAGTAGATGGGCCGGAAGCGCTGCGGGTGGTGCGCCGACATGCGTCGCGCCATGGCGTAGAACATGCCGACGGCGGTGTTGTAGATCATCAGGTAGATGATGAGCGAGACGACGACGCCGACCGCCGGGTGCATGTTGTCGAAGACCATGAGCAGCGGGAAGTCTGCGCCGAAGACGCCGTCCATGTTGACGAAGATGACGAAGGCGAGGATGACCAGCAAGACGGAGAAGATGATGCCGCCGATGAGCCCGCCCGTGCCGGCCTCGCGCGGGTTCATCTGGGAGCCCGCGATGACCAGGATCATCGAGACGCCGACGATGACGCACAGCGCCGCGTAGTTCAGTGCGGAGAGCACCCAGTTGTTGGCCACGCCGGAAGCGGGCTCGTTGTGCAGGGCGAGCTCGTTGAGGGCGCCGAGGTTGTCGGGCATGTCGATGATGGTGACCACCAGCGCGCCGATCACCGCGAGAATGAGCAGCGGGGTGATGGCGGAGATGACGTTGGTGAGCCTGTCCACGTCGAGGAAGCCGGACGCGATGAGCGCGATGGCCATGATCACCGACCCGACCCAGGTGGGGAAGCCGAACTGCTGCTCCAGGTTGGAGCCGGCGCCGGCGACCATGACGAATCCGATGGCGAAGAGCGTGAACATGGTGGCGAGGTCCATGAACGCGGCCACCGCGGGGCGCGAGACGGACTTGAACACCGCGCTGTGGTCGTCGGCGAGGAAGTAGGAGCCGAGCTGGAACAGCGTCGTGCCGACGATGACGATGACGATGCCGGCGAGGATGGAGCCGGCGATGCCCCAGTACCCGTAGGCGAGGAAGTACTGGATGGTTTCCTGGCCGGAGGCGAAACCGGCCCCGACGAGGAGGCCCACGAAGGCGAGGGCGACCTTGATAGATTTTTTCATGGAGAATCCCGAATACATCATTGAATAGAAACTTGTTATGAACGAGTTCCTTATGTTAGCAAACGCTTCGCTCAATCGGCGGTCCTCGCGCCCGCGCGATGGTTGGAGCGAAACGCGCGCGGTGCATTATCGTTGACAGCCATGTCAACGATTCGCCCGGCGAAAGCCGAAGATGCAGCAGAGATCCTCGCCATGATCACCGAGCTCGCGGAGTACGAAAAGGAGCGGGACGCGGTCGTGGCGACGCAGCAGGACATCACCGAACACCTCTTCGCCGACAACCCCCGGGTGTTCGCGCACGTCGCGGAGGACGACGGCCGCATTGAGGGCATGGTCATCTGGTTCGTCAACTTCTCCACGTGGGAGGGGCGCCACGGGATCTGGGTCGAGGACCTCTACGTCCGCGAATCCTCCCGCGGCAAGGGGCTGGGCACTCAGCTACTCCAGGCGCTGGCGCGCATTGCGGTGGACAACGACTACCGCCGCGTGGAGTGGTCGGTGCTGAAGTGGAACGCGCCGTCGATAGGCTTTTACTCCTCGCTGGGGGCCAAGGACATGGGGGACTGGCAGACGATGCGTCTCGACG containing:
- a CDS encoding MFS transporter, whose amino-acid sequence is MPHLKQAAANRPGHARALAALAAGYFLVMVDQGVTPVITPHLPLGVGEAVWLTSVYLICTVVPMPVAGRLGDRYGQRLVFLCGLAAYTAALGLAAVSWSLPSLVAARALQGLGSAAFLPQAFGMINRIIPNDRRGRAFAAWGVVGSVGSLLGPILGGVLVGGGWRAAFAAQALAGLLAVVAASRWLPALPTAPARIDALSTALSLAGLGAVVYGVQFLNLPAVIVGVALLAVFLVMQARGGKDALVPVRLFSDGNFSAGTLGIAAMGFTAAALFIPVMYWLQGDAGVASSRAGLIVAPMSLVALVLTPWAGELADRVSPRALSAAGFGVMAAGLLLGWWVIEFDRPALWFALVTAVLGAGSAFVWAPNATTTMRFVPEDAAGAASGLYNTVRQVGSVVGVALVGAVLAGGPVSETAAPALLAVLAATLLGLASTAFLRRDVAEEKR
- a CDS encoding 6-phosphofructokinase yields the protein MRLATLTCGGDCPGLNAVIRGIVRTASSEYGSTVVGYLDGWSGLLKDRRIDLYDDAFIDSILLRGGTILGTGRLHPDKFKAGLDTIKRNLDDAGIDALIAIGGEGTLKGAKWLSDNGVHVVGVPKTIDNDVAATDYTFGFDTAVSVATDAIDRLHTTAESHNRILIVEVMGRHVGWIALHAGMAGGAHYTVIPEEPFDIAEICKAMERRFQMGEKYGIIVVAEGAVPKEGTMDAGLGEEDEFGHVTFNGMGQIIADEIKNRLGYDVRTTVLGHIQRGGTPTAYDRVLATRYGINAARAAHEGKFDTCVALHGEDIELVSLESAVAHLKQVPESRYRSARTMFG
- a CDS encoding bile acid:sodium symporter family protein, which produces MEQNTSSLQQQPPERDEDRSAYLATLGFPLLVLAGGAVGYFAPGVVEPISGWTTWLLGVVMFGMGLTLRPVDFALVAKRPLPVLIGVVAQFVIMPATAVLVTYLLNLPPELAAGVILVGCAPGGTSSNVVTYLARGDVALSVTMTSVSTLLAPIMTPLLTLWLAGQHMPVSAAAMAGSIMKMVLIPVAAGLIVRLLLPKVVARILPALPWISVIAISMIVAIVVFGSREKIVQAGLIVLAAVAIHNILGYLLGYLTGKLTGQPESASRTMSIEVGMQNSGLAATLASTYLSPLAALPGAVFSVWHNLSGAVVALLARSADERAARRASMSA
- a CDS encoding GNAT family N-acetyltransferase, coding for MTHAASRSSQPREAVAMSGPVVRLEALGPAHADDLRAAVGDLGATWYVDHVPAPEEVDAQIAFLAASDNYVPWAVIDAETGRAVGVTCIYNIDERNKHCELGYTWLSRESQGTLTNPALKLLVLTRVFDDLGFMRAEFRCHSMNWQSRRSLEKLGATLEGTLRRHRIMNNGTVRDSCIYSILDYEWPTVKCGLQARLDSARH
- the gatB gene encoding Asp-tRNA(Asn)/Glu-tRNA(Gln) amidotransferase subunit GatB, producing MTAYDLMDFDDVLDKYDPVMGLEVHVELGTETKMFSTSSAHFGAAPNTNVDPVSLGLPGALPVVNAKGVEWAIKIGLALNCTIAESSRFARKNYFYPDQPKNYQISQYDEPIAYDGYLDVVLEDGTEWRVEIERAHMEEDTGKLTHLGSASGRITGATASLVDCNRAGIPLIEIVTKPIIGAGSRAPEVAKAYVGALRELVKALGVSDARMDQGSMRCDANVSLRPIGQEKFGTRTETKNINSLKSVEQAVRFEMQRQAQVLDNGGEIIQETRHYQEKDGSTSKGRPKEEASDYRYFNDPDLPPVIAKKEWVDEIRATLPELPWVRRARIQEEWQLPEKEFRDLVNAGALDLVISTVEAGTTPDEARAWWVSYITAKANEQGKDLDAIGVSPADVARVVALVKEGKLTTKLGRQAIDGVIAGEGSVDEVVDKRGLEVVRDDSAIEKAVDDALAANPDIVEKYRAGNKKVTGAIVGAVMKATQGKADPGQVNQLIAKKLS
- a CDS encoding YkvI family membrane protein, which encodes MKKSIKVALAFVGLLVGAGFASGQETIQYFLAYGYWGIAGSILAGIVIVIVGTTLFQLGSYFLADDHSAVFKSVSRPAVAAFMDLATMFTLFAIGFVMVAGAGSNLEQQFGFPTWVGSVIMAIALIASGFLDVDRLTNVISAITPLLILAVIGALVVTIIDMPDNLGALNELALHNEPASGVANNWVLSALNYAALCVIVGVSMILVIAGSQMNPREAGTGGLIGGIIFSVLLVILAFVIFVNMDGVFGADFPLLMVFDNMHPAVGVVVSLIIYLMIYNTAVGMFYAMARRMSAHHPQRFRPIYFTVVLIGFALSFIGFADLLGWVYPIIGYLGMVLIAVMVYAWIKDRALIREETQRRERLAELAEKALDPAETELTDRQRAEVEELVTESHVEDTQLWQSVQEEVAADLDADPENEFSLEETPALDPESPDYEGAPEPPKHAPIDWEAYDEMYETVSFPAVTPEDTGGSTAVR
- a CDS encoding GNAT family N-acetyltransferase, whose amino-acid sequence is MSTIRPAKAEDAAEILAMITELAEYEKERDAVVATQQDITEHLFADNPRVFAHVAEDDGRIEGMVIWFVNFSTWEGRHGIWVEDLYVRESSRGKGLGTQLLQALARIAVDNDYRRVEWSVLKWNAPSIGFYSSLGAKDMGDWQTMRLDGQALNVMGS